The genomic stretch TCCCTGATAAGGCCGCGGTTTGCGCGGCGTTGCTTGTGCGAAGTCCCATCAGACACATAGAGAGGCTCAGGCATGCTCCTGTGCAGAAGCCGCAGAGCAGCACGCCGAGCAGAAGGGCAGAATACGAATCCTCCAACAAAAAGAGGAAAAGGCCAACCGTGTAAATTCCCGCGATCACGCTTGCCAGAAGTCGTTGCCCCTTCATCCTGCCGGCCCACATCGGTATGGCAAAGGACGCGGGGATACCGATCCACTGGTAGATCGACGCAAAATATCCCGCGGTATCCGGCGATACTCCTTTGGATTGGAGAATCGCCGGCAGCCACGCCACAAAGCTGTAAAAGAGCAGCGACTGTACGCCCATGTAAATTGCCACATTCCACGCAATGGGCGATTTAAACATGGCTTCCAACCTGACAGGAGCCTGCGCGGACGATGAAACCACGCGGTAGCCCCACAGGTGAACCCAGAGCAGAATGGCGGCTATAGCCAAAATCAGCCAAACAGCCAGCGCGCCGCGCCATCCGAAAGGATTCGCATTTGCGATAGGAATGCTGACTCCGGATGACAGCCCGGCGGAAAGGGCGATACTGGTGGTATAAACGTCGGTGAGGACGCCCACTTTGGTGGGAAACGCGGACTTGACGATGCTGGGCAGCAGCACATTGCCAAAGGCGATGCCGATTCCAATGACGGCGGTGCCGCAAAAAAAGGCGCAGGTTCCGCCAGCGGACCGCAGGGCGATGCCTGCCGCCAAAATAAGCAGACTGACCGTCAGTGTTTTCTCCGTACCAAACCGTATGGCCAGCTTTCCCGCGAACGGGGATACGACGGCGAAGGCAACCAGCGGAACGGTCGTGATCAGTCCGGACATTGAACCGGAGAGGTGTAAATCGTTCATAATATAAGATATCAGAGACCCCACGCCCGTAATCGGAGAACGTAAATTGCAGGCGAGCAGGATAATACCGGCAATCAGTAATTTATCCTTATTTTTCAAAAGTAAAGACATCGGAATACACCCTCTCATAGTATGATTTTTATAGCGCGCGCGTCTACTCCAGCGGCACAAAGCTCTCCCGCCGTTCTCTGCGCGGCGCCGCGCGCCGCCGGTTATTTTTGTCGGGACTATTCCAAGAGGAAACCAGACAGATTTCCGGTGGGTTTATTACCCACTAACAATTGGCTCCATGCCTGTTGCCCGCTAAGGAATTTATTGAATAGCCGCTCCACCGACGCAGAGAATTTGCAGAGTGCAGTTAGCTTTGGCCAACTATCTTATATTATATCATAATACCGTTTTTAACAAGTTATGCTTTGCTTTTATCAGAAACAAACCGCTTTCACCATTATATTTTAGGCTGTCACAATCTGCCGTTTCCAGAATCAAAGAGCTATTCAAGAGAATTATCCGCAGAGATGCCGCCATTTACCGTATCTCTTTGACATACGCGGCGGACATCTTCGCGCAGATTTCCATCTT from Cloacibacillus sp. encodes the following:
- a CDS encoding MFS transporter, with amino-acid sequence MSLLLKNKDKLLIAGIILLACNLRSPITGVGSLISYIMNDLHLSGSMSGLITTVPLVAFAVVSPFAGKLAIRFGTEKTLTVSLLILAAGIALRSAGGTCAFFCGTAVIGIGIAFGNVLLPSIVKSAFPTKVGVLTDVYTTSIALSAGLSSGVSIPIANANPFGWRGALAVWLILAIAAILLWVHLWGYRVVSSSAQAPVRLEAMFKSPIAWNVAIYMGVQSLLFYSFVAWLPAILQSKGVSPDTAGYFASIYQWIGIPASFAIPMWAGRMKGQRLLASVIAGIYTVGLFLFLLEDSYSALLLGVLLCGFCTGACLSLSMCLMGLRTSNAAQTAALSGISQSFGYALAAVSPALLGALYDQAASWTMPVIFLLSITVVLFLLVIFDGRQRT